In the genome of Limnobaculum zhutongyuii, one region contains:
- a CDS encoding cytochrome c, which translates to MKKLLLAASLTMGLVTSAWAAENIDYTDAKLIKQGEYLARAGDCVACHTASGGQPFAGGLPIESPIGTIFSTNITPDKQTGIGEYSFTDFDNAVRHGIGKDHTLYPAMPYPSYARVTDEDMQALYAYFMHGVQPVNQANKDTDITWPLSMRWPLSVWRWTFAPEVKAFKATEHQDAVVARGAYLVEGLGHCGACHSPRGFGMQEKALTSEEGDLYLSGGEPMDGWVPKNLRGDQRDGLGSWTEEQLVQFLSTGRTAHTAVFGGMSDVVVQSMQYMSNEDLTAIARYLKTLPPKSAEQQPFKYDETVSKALFNGDDSMVGGSVYVDNCAACHRTDGKGYAEVFPALAGNPVLATSDATSLIHIVLKGGVVPATIKAPTSYDMPAFDVRLTDKQIADVVNFIRNSWGNKASTVTESDVAKVREEVKAEKYGAVAKPENSQK; encoded by the coding sequence ATGAAAAAACTGCTTCTTGCCGCCAGTTTAACCATGGGCTTAGTAACGTCTGCCTGGGCTGCGGAAAATATTGATTATACGGATGCCAAACTGATTAAGCAGGGGGAATACCTTGCTCGTGCTGGTGATTGTGTGGCATGCCATACGGCATCAGGTGGTCAGCCGTTTGCCGGGGGACTGCCTATTGAATCTCCGATCGGAACCATCTTTTCTACCAATATAACTCCGGATAAACAGACCGGTATTGGTGAGTACAGCTTTACCGATTTTGATAATGCCGTGCGTCACGGTATTGGTAAGGATCATACGCTGTATCCTGCCATGCCTTACCCTTCTTATGCTCGGGTAACGGATGAGGATATGCAGGCATTGTATGCCTACTTTATGCATGGTGTACAGCCGGTTAATCAGGCGAATAAAGATACTGATATCACCTGGCCGCTCTCTATGCGTTGGCCACTCTCTGTATGGCGCTGGACTTTCGCACCAGAGGTTAAAGCATTTAAAGCGACAGAGCATCAGGACGCTGTGGTTGCACGCGGTGCTTATCTGGTTGAAGGATTAGGGCACTGCGGTGCATGTCATAGCCCTCGCGGTTTTGGTATGCAGGAAAAAGCCTTAACCAGTGAAGAGGGCGATCTTTATCTGTCCGGCGGTGAGCCGATGGATGGATGGGTTCCTAAGAATCTACGTGGCGATCAGCGAGACGGTTTAGGTAGTTGGACGGAAGAACAACTGGTTCAATTCCTCAGCACCGGTCGTACTGCCCACACTGCCGTGTTTGGTGGGATGAGTGATGTGGTTGTTCAAAGCATGCAGTATATGAGCAATGAAGATTTAACCGCGATTGCTCGTTATCTGAAAACGTTGCCGCCAAAATCTGCTGAACAACAGCCGTTTAAGTACGATGAAACGGTATCTAAAGCGCTATTTAACGGCGATGACAGTATGGTTGGCGGGAGTGTATATGTTGATAACTGCGCAGCTTGCCACCGAACTGATGGTAAAGGTTATGCAGAAGTGTTCCCGGCGCTGGCAGGAAATCCGGTACTGGCGACCAGCGATGCAACCTCTCTGATCCATATCGTTCTGAAAGGTGGCGTGGTACCAGCAACCATAAAAGCACCAACATCTTATGATATGCCGGCTTTTGATGTCCGACTGACAGATAAACAAATTGCGGATGTGGTTAACTTTATTCGCAATAGTTGGGGTAATAAGGCATCTACAGTGACGGAAAGTGATGTGGCGAAAGTACGGGAAGAGGTGAAAGCCGAAAAGTATGGCGCAGTAGCAAAACCTGAAAACAGCCAGAAATAA
- a CDS encoding anaerobic C4-dicarboxylate transporter: protein MDFAIQLLIILICLFYGARKGGIALGLLGGVGLVILVFVFHLQPGKPPVDVMLVIIAVVAASATLQASGGLDVMLQIAEKLLRKNPKYVSIVAPFVTCILTILCGTGHVVYTILPIIYDVAIKNNIRPERPMAASSIGAQMGIIASPVSVAVVSLVAMLGNFTFNGKHLEFLDLLSITIPSTLIGILAIGIFSWFRGKDLDKDEDFQKFISVPENKHYVYGETATLLDKKLPTSNWIAMWIFLASIAVVALLGAFSNLRPSFDGKALSMVLVIQMFMLLSGALIIIITKTNPALISKNEVFRSGMIAIVAVYGIAWMAETMFGAHMSEIKSVLGDLVTKYPWAYAIVLLLVSKFVNSQAAALAAIVPVALAIGVDPAYIVASAPACYGYYILPTYPSDLAAIQFDRSGTTRIGRFVINHSFILPGLIGVGVSCVFGWIFAAAYGFL from the coding sequence ATGGATTTTGCTATACAACTTCTTATCATCTTGATCTGTCTGTTCTATGGGGCACGTAAAGGTGGTATTGCGCTCGGTTTACTGGGCGGTGTGGGTTTAGTTATTTTGGTGTTTGTGTTCCATCTTCAGCCGGGTAAACCTCCTGTTGATGTAATGCTGGTAATCATTGCGGTGGTGGCCGCGTCGGCGACGTTGCAAGCCTCCGGTGGCTTAGATGTGATGCTGCAGATAGCGGAAAAGCTGCTGCGTAAAAATCCAAAGTATGTCTCTATTGTGGCACCTTTTGTGACCTGTATACTGACGATCCTCTGCGGTACTGGTCACGTGGTGTACACCATTCTCCCCATTATTTATGACGTGGCGATTAAGAATAATATTCGTCCTGAACGCCCAATGGCGGCCAGCTCCATTGGTGCCCAAATGGGTATCATTGCCAGCCCGGTATCCGTAGCGGTAGTTTCTCTGGTAGCGATGTTGGGGAACTTTACCTTTAACGGTAAGCATCTGGAGTTTTTAGACCTGCTGTCAATTACCATCCCATCAACCCTGATTGGTATTCTGGCGATTGGTATTTTCAGCTGGTTCCGTGGTAAAGACCTGGATAAGGATGAAGATTTCCAGAAATTTATCTCTGTTCCGGAAAACAAACATTATGTTTATGGCGAGACCGCTACGCTGTTAGACAAAAAACTGCCAACCAGTAACTGGATTGCCATGTGGATCTTCCTGGCTTCTATTGCGGTTGTTGCTCTGCTGGGTGCCTTCTCTAACCTGCGTCCTTCCTTTGATGGCAAAGCGCTGTCAATGGTACTGGTTATCCAGATGTTCATGTTGCTGTCAGGGGCATTGATCATCATTATTACCAAAACCAATCCGGCATTGATTTCCAAGAATGAGGTGTTCCGTTCGGGGATGATTGCTATCGTGGCGGTATATGGTATCGCCTGGATGGCAGAAACCATGTTCGGCGCGCATATGTCTGAAATCAAATCTGTACTGGGCGACTTAGTCACCAAGTACCCGTGGGCATACGCTATTGTGTTACTGCTGGTCTCTAAGTTTGTTAACTCTCAGGCGGCTGCGCTGGCGGCGATTGTTCCAGTGGCACTGGCCATTGGTGTTGACCCTGCATACATCGTTGCTTCTGCACCGGCGTGTTATGGTTACTACATTCTGCCAACTTACCCAAGCGATCTGGCGGCTATCCAGTTTGACCGCTCTGGTACTACCCGTATCGGTCGTTTTGTTATTAACCACAGCTTCATTCTGCCGGGATTAATCGGTGTGGGTGTCTCTTGCGTATTCGGCTGGATATTCGCCGCAGCGTACGGATTCCTGTGA
- the rpmB gene encoding 50S ribosomal protein L28, producing the protein MSRVCQVTGKRPMSGNNRSHALNATKRRFLPNLHSHRFWIESEKRFVTLRVSAKGMRVIDKKGIDAVLADLRARGEKF; encoded by the coding sequence ATGTCACGAGTCTGCCAAGTTACCGGCAAGCGCCCAATGAGTGGTAACAACCGCTCTCACGCACTGAATGCGACCAAGCGTCGTTTTCTGCCTAACCTGCACTCACATCGTTTTTGGATTGAGAGTGAAAAGCGCTTTGTAACTTTGCGTGTATCTGCTAAAGGTATGCGTGTAATTGATAAAAAGGGTATCGATGCGGTGTTAGCCGATCTTCGTGCCCGCGGTGAGAAGTTT
- a CDS encoding GlpM family protein, translated as MALLLKSLIGAAVVILISLLSKSKYYYIAGLAPLFPTFALIAHYSVGSTRSTSDLRETILFSGFATLPMLSYLVALYCLVGYFRLVPSLLMACVAWGIAAWILVTLWGYAHGH; from the coding sequence ATGGCACTGTTACTTAAATCACTCATCGGCGCTGCTGTCGTCATTTTGATTTCTCTGCTTTCTAAATCAAAATATTACTATATCGCCGGGCTGGCTCCGCTATTCCCTACCTTTGCCCTGATAGCCCATTACAGCGTTGGGTCTACCCGTTCAACATCAGATTTACGGGAAACCATACTATTTAGCGGATTCGCCACCCTACCGATGCTCAGCTATCTGGTGGCGCTCTATTGTCTGGTCGGTTATTTTCGGCTGGTACCCTCACTGCTGATGGCCTGTGTGGCTTGGGGTATTGCCGCCTGGATTCTGGTCACACTATGGGGCTATGCGCACGGGCATTAA
- a CDS encoding fumarate hydratase, which translates to MSTIEFKYQESFPLGKDDTEYYLLTKDHVSVAEFEGNEVLKVEPEALTLLAQHALHDTSFLLRPAHQAQVAQILEDPEASENDKYVALTFLRNAEIAAKGILPFCQDTGTAIIMGKKGQNVWTGCNDEEALSRGVFNTFVEDNLRYSQNAPLNMYDEVNTGCNLPAQIDIYSTEGSEYKFLCIVKGGGSANKTMLYQETKALLTPEKLEKYLIEKMKSLGTAACPPYHVAFVIGGTSAETNLKVVKLASAKYYDELPTTGNEGGQAFRDLDMEAKLLKAAQNLGIGAQFGGKYFAHDIRVIRLPRHGASCPIGMGVSCSADRNIKAKINKEGIWIEKLEDNPGKYIPQSYREAGEGEAVHINLNRPMPEILAELSKYPVSTRVSLTGTIIVGRDIAHARLQAMLDKGEDLPQYIKDHPIYYAGPAKKPEGYASGSLGPTTAGRMDSYVDAFQSRGGSLIMLSKGNRSQQVTDACKKHGGFYLGSIGGPAAILAQNSIKSLECIAYPELDMEAIWKIEVENFPVFILVDDKGNDFFQKFK; encoded by the coding sequence ATGTCAACGATTGAATTTAAATATCAGGAGTCCTTTCCACTAGGAAAAGACGATACAGAATATTATTTACTGACAAAAGATCACGTTTCAGTAGCAGAGTTTGAAGGAAACGAGGTCCTTAAAGTTGAACCTGAAGCTCTGACACTGCTGGCACAGCATGCATTGCATGATACCTCTTTCTTACTGCGCCCCGCTCATCAGGCTCAGGTAGCCCAAATTCTTGAAGATCCGGAAGCCAGTGAAAACGATAAGTATGTTGCTCTGACATTCCTGCGCAATGCTGAAATTGCGGCCAAAGGCATTTTGCCTTTCTGTCAGGACACCGGCACCGCCATTATTATGGGGAAAAAGGGCCAGAACGTCTGGACCGGCTGTAATGATGAAGAGGCATTATCTCGCGGCGTGTTTAATACCTTCGTGGAAGATAACCTGCGCTACTCTCAAAATGCTCCGCTGAATATGTACGATGAAGTGAATACGGGTTGCAACCTGCCTGCACAAATCGATATTTATAGCACCGAGGGTTCTGAGTATAAGTTCCTGTGCATTGTTAAAGGCGGTGGTTCTGCAAACAAAACCATGTTGTATCAGGAAACTAAAGCGCTGCTGACGCCAGAAAAACTGGAAAAATACCTGATCGAAAAAATGAAGAGCTTGGGTACGGCAGCTTGTCCTCCTTACCATGTAGCTTTCGTTATTGGTGGTACCTCTGCTGAAACCAACCTGAAAGTCGTGAAGCTGGCCTCTGCCAAATACTATGATGAGCTGCCAACGACCGGCAATGAAGGCGGTCAGGCATTCCGTGATTTAGATATGGAAGCCAAACTGCTGAAGGCGGCGCAAAACCTGGGTATTGGTGCGCAGTTTGGCGGTAAATATTTTGCTCATGATATTCGCGTGATCCGTCTGCCTCGTCACGGTGCTTCTTGCCCAATCGGCATGGGGGTTTCCTGCTCTGCAGATCGTAATATTAAAGCGAAAATTAACAAAGAAGGTATCTGGATTGAGAAGCTGGAAGACAATCCGGGTAAATATATTCCACAGTCATACAGAGAAGCTGGCGAAGGTGAAGCGGTACATATTAACCTTAACCGTCCGATGCCTGAGATTCTTGCCGAACTGTCGAAGTATCCGGTTTCAACTCGCGTTTCTCTGACGGGCACGATTATCGTTGGTCGTGACATCGCTCACGCACGCTTGCAGGCTATGCTGGATAAAGGCGAAGATCTGCCACAGTACATTAAAGACCACCCAATCTATTATGCAGGTCCGGCGAAGAAACCAGAGGGCTATGCTTCCGGTTCACTGGGCCCAACCACGGCGGGCCGTATGGACTCCTATGTCGATGCTTTCCAGTCTCGCGGTGGTAGCCTGATTATGTTATCAAAAGGTAACCGCAGCCAGCAGGTAACGGATGCTTGTAAGAAGCATGGTGGTTTCTATCTGGGGAGTATCGGTGGACCAGCGGCTATTCTGGCGCAGAACAGTATCAAGAGCCTGGAATGCATAGCTTATCCTGAGCTGGATATGGAAGCTATCTGGAAAATTGAGGTAGAAAACTTCCCTGTGTTCATCCTGGTGGATGATAAAGGTAATGATTTCTTCCAGAAATTTAAATAA
- the dut gene encoding dUTP diphosphatase, translating to MMKKIDVKILDPRIGSTFPLPTYATVGSAGLDLRACLDAAMTLNPGETQLLPTGLAIHIADPSLAAVILPRSGLGHKHGVVLGNLVGLIDSDYQGQLMVSVWNRGQTPFVVEPGERIAQMVFVPVVQAEFNIVEDFESSERGEGGFGHSGRQ from the coding sequence ATGATGAAAAAAATTGACGTAAAAATTCTGGATCCCCGTATTGGCAGCACCTTTCCACTGCCAACCTATGCGACCGTTGGCTCTGCCGGATTAGACCTGCGAGCCTGTCTGGACGCGGCAATGACGCTGAATCCGGGAGAAACCCAGCTATTACCAACCGGTCTGGCGATTCATATTGCCGATCCTTCACTCGCTGCGGTGATCTTACCTCGTTCGGGTCTTGGTCATAAGCATGGTGTGGTATTAGGCAATCTGGTTGGTTTAATTGACTCTGACTATCAGGGGCAACTTATGGTTTCCGTCTGGAACCGTGGTCAAACGCCATTTGTTGTTGAACCTGGCGAGCGTATTGCCCAAATGGTTTTCGTACCTGTGGTACAGGCCGAATTCAATATTGTTGAAGACTTTGAAAGCAGTGAACGCGGTGAAGGTGGTTTTGGCCACTCTGGTCGCCAGTAA
- the radC gene encoding RadC family protein: MINTTVKVWSAQGAPREKLLQNGASSLSDDELLAIFLRTGVSGVHVLDFARQLLKEFGSLYGLISADYVRFCDIRGLGLAKYSQLQASVELSRRFLGHQLAKECSINNPQITRRYLQSLLAQRDREIFIVMFLNNQNRVLYHKEMFTGTLNSVEVHPREIVREALKSNAAAVILAHNHPSGMAEPSQADRYVTEKVREACLLLDIQVLDHIVIGRGEYVSFAERGWI, from the coding sequence ATGATAAATACGACAGTGAAGGTATGGAGTGCTCAAGGTGCTCCCAGAGAAAAATTATTACAGAATGGTGCTTCATCGCTTTCTGATGATGAATTACTGGCGATTTTTTTACGTACGGGAGTTTCCGGGGTTCATGTGCTGGATTTTGCACGGCAATTATTAAAAGAATTCGGTTCTTTATATGGACTGATCTCTGCAGATTATGTTCGATTTTGTGATATCAGGGGGTTGGGACTGGCTAAATATTCTCAGTTGCAAGCATCCGTTGAACTCTCTCGGCGTTTTTTAGGGCATCAACTGGCCAAAGAGTGTTCAATTAATAATCCACAGATTACCCGGCGTTATTTGCAAAGTTTACTGGCCCAGCGGGATCGTGAAATTTTTATTGTGATGTTTTTGAATAACCAGAATAGGGTGCTTTATCATAAGGAGATGTTCACCGGCACGCTAAACAGTGTTGAAGTACACCCCAGAGAGATTGTGCGCGAGGCGTTAAAATCAAATGCAGCGGCGGTCATATTAGCGCATAATCACCCCTCCGGAATGGCAGAACCCAGTCAGGCGGATCGTTACGTCACTGAAAAAGTGAGGGAAGCCTGCTTGTTACTGGATATTCAAGTGCTTGATCACATTGTTATTGGGCGTGGAGAGTACGTTTCATTCGCCGAAAGAGGGTGGATTTAA
- a CDS encoding gluconate 2-dehydrogenase subunit 3 family protein, whose translation MSDIKHSNSRRDFLRKGFGVIPVVAIASSGLVSNIAQADSPSPSSDYKPTFFNQAEWAFVLAACDLLIPEDQYGAGAIKACVPEFIDRQMDTPYGRGELWYMKGPFHPDATPEFGYQLKLVPRDLYHLGISGCDKWCQQQYKKTFAELDKETQIAVLKQLEAGKIELGDVPAKTFFSYLLTNTKEGYFADPQYGGNRHLVGWKMVGFPGARADFMDWVEHSERPYPLGPVSISGERG comes from the coding sequence ATGTCTGATATCAAACATTCCAATTCCCGGCGCGATTTCTTGCGTAAAGGATTTGGTGTTATTCCCGTGGTCGCCATTGCCAGCAGCGGATTAGTTTCTAATATCGCTCAGGCGGATTCCCCTTCACCATCCAGCGACTATAAGCCAACATTCTTTAATCAGGCTGAATGGGCCTTTGTTCTGGCAGCCTGTGATTTATTGATCCCTGAAGATCAATACGGTGCTGGTGCGATTAAAGCCTGTGTACCGGAATTTATCGACCGCCAGATGGATACCCCCTACGGCCGTGGTGAACTCTGGTATATGAAAGGGCCTTTTCATCCGGATGCGACCCCCGAGTTTGGCTATCAGCTAAAGCTGGTACCCCGGGATCTTTACCACCTGGGCATCAGCGGTTGTGACAAATGGTGCCAACAGCAGTACAAGAAAACCTTTGCCGAGCTGGATAAAGAGACTCAGATTGCGGTACTTAAACAGTTGGAAGCAGGAAAAATTGAACTGGGTGACGTACCGGCAAAAACCTTCTTTTCTTATTTACTGACCAATACCAAAGAGGGCTATTTCGCCGATCCTCAATATGGTGGTAACCGTCATTTGGTGGGATGGAAAATGGTTGGTTTCCCTGGTGCCCGGGCTGATTTTATGGATTGGGTAGAACATTCTGAGCGGCCTTATCCATTAGGGCCAGTATCAATATCAGGCGAGCGGGGATAA
- the coaBC gene encoding bifunctional phosphopantothenoylcysteine decarboxylase/phosphopantothenate--cysteine ligase CoaBC gives MAMLNGKKIVLGISGGIAAYKCPEIVRRLKDQGADVRVVMTPAAKAFITPLTLQAVSGYPVSDDLLDPAAEASMGHIELGKWADLVVIAPATADILARIAAGMANDLLTTICLATSAPVAAVPAMNQQMYRAQATQHNLQVLASRNLLLWGPDSGSQACGDVGPGRMLDPLCIVKHCVDFFNPVQDLAGINIMLTAGPTREALDPVRFISNHSSGKMGYAIAKAAAERGATVTLVSGPVQLPTPVNVTRINVTSALEMREAVMQLAGSQNIFIACAAVADYRAEHIADEKIKKQGDDLVLKMVKNPDIVAEVAAMTANRPFVVGFAAETQNVEEYARLKLARKNLDLICANNVSLSGQGFNSDTNALHLYWSNGEMSLPLSDKSSLGQKLMDEIVKRYDEKN, from the coding sequence ATGGCAATGTTGAACGGTAAAAAAATTGTGCTGGGTATCAGCGGTGGTATTGCTGCTTATAAATGCCCGGAAATAGTACGCCGCCTGAAAGATCAGGGGGCGGACGTACGCGTTGTCATGACGCCAGCGGCAAAAGCATTTATTACCCCACTCACGTTGCAGGCTGTTTCTGGTTATCCGGTTTCTGATGATTTACTTGATCCCGCGGCAGAAGCCTCTATGGGCCATATAGAGCTGGGCAAATGGGCCGATCTGGTGGTTATTGCCCCCGCCACTGCAGATATACTGGCCCGTATTGCTGCCGGAATGGCAAACGACCTGTTAACCACGATCTGTCTGGCTACCAGTGCTCCTGTTGCTGCGGTTCCCGCCATGAACCAGCAAATGTATCGGGCTCAGGCAACTCAACATAATTTACAAGTTTTGGCTTCGCGTAATCTCCTTTTATGGGGACCTGACAGCGGTTCACAGGCATGTGGTGATGTCGGCCCTGGAAGAATGCTGGATCCACTTTGTATTGTTAAACACTGCGTCGATTTTTTTAATCCCGTTCAGGATCTTGCTGGCATCAACATCATGCTTACCGCAGGTCCTACCCGGGAAGCACTGGACCCCGTTCGCTTCATCAGCAACCACAGCTCCGGAAAAATGGGTTATGCTATTGCAAAAGCCGCTGCTGAGCGAGGTGCTACCGTCACGCTGGTCAGTGGTCCGGTCCAATTACCCACTCCTGTGAACGTTACTCGCATTAATGTCACCAGTGCGCTGGAAATGCGTGAGGCCGTTATGCAGTTGGCGGGGTCTCAAAACATTTTTATTGCCTGTGCTGCCGTTGCCGACTACCGTGCTGAGCATATCGCCGATGAGAAAATTAAAAAACAGGGCGACGATTTGGTCTTAAAAATGGTAAAAAATCCCGATATTGTCGCCGAGGTAGCGGCGATGACCGCTAACCGCCCTTTTGTTGTAGGGTTTGCGGCTGAAACCCAAAATGTGGAAGAATACGCGCGGCTCAAACTGGCCCGCAAAAATCTTGATCTTATTTGCGCGAATAATGTATCGCTGTCTGGTCAAGGTTTTAACAGTGATACCAATGCATTACACCTGTACTGGTCAAACGGCGAGATGAGTCTGCCCCTGAGCGACAAATCTTCGCTTGGTCAAAAACTGATGGACGAGATAGTCAAACGTTATGATGAAAAAAATTGA
- the slmA gene encoding nucleoid occlusion factor SlmA, with amino-acid sequence MVEKVTKKNRKEDILQALAQMLESSDGSQRITTAKLAATVGVSEAALYRHFPSKMRMFDSLIEFIEDSLNSRINLILQDEKDTYNRIRLIILLVLGFAEKNPGLTRIMTGHALMFEQDRLQGRINQLFERIETQLRQVLRERKLREGQSFSYDEGLIASQLLAFCEGMMSRFVRSEFRYRPTEEFELRWPMLVLQLQ; translated from the coding sequence ATGGTCGAAAAAGTAACAAAGAAAAATCGCAAGGAAGACATACTGCAAGCGCTGGCTCAAATGCTCGAGTCAAGCGACGGTAGTCAGCGAATTACTACAGCAAAACTTGCTGCCACTGTTGGTGTTTCAGAGGCGGCTTTGTATCGCCATTTTCCCAGTAAAATGCGCATGTTCGATAGTCTGATTGAGTTTATCGAAGATAGCCTCAATAGCCGTATTAACCTAATCTTGCAGGATGAGAAAGATACCTATAATCGCATCCGCTTAATCATATTATTAGTGCTTGGTTTTGCAGAAAAAAATCCGGGGTTAACCCGAATTATGACCGGGCACGCCTTAATGTTTGAGCAAGACCGGCTTCAGGGACGAATTAACCAGCTATTTGAACGGATAGAAACCCAGTTACGTCAGGTTCTACGGGAGAGGAAACTGCGTGAAGGGCAGTCGTTTAGTTATGATGAAGGGCTGATTGCCAGCCAGTTACTCGCTTTCTGTGAAGGGATGATGTCACGCTTTGTTCGCTCAGAATTTCGTTATCGCCCAACGGAAGAGTTTGAACTGCGTTGGCCAATGCTGGTTCTGCAATTGCAGTAA
- a CDS encoding GMC family oxidoreductase, with product MSIKKEAVDVVLVGFGWTGAIMGQELTEAGLNVLALERGEMRDTPTDGKYPNVADELAYSVRGKLFQDLSKETVTIRHSVSEQAVPYRQHGSFLLGTGVGGAGLHWNGLHWRALPEELKIRSHYEERYGKDFIPEGMTIQDFGVSYEELEPYFTQFEYVCGVSGLAGNVNGEKLEGGNRFEASRSKPYPLPPLKDVYSAQLFAKAASELGYKPFPIPASNASEAYTNPYGVRLGPCNFCGYCEHYTCYLYSKASPQTTILPVLLRKPNFELRTQSQVIRVNLDSTGKKATGVTYIDPQGREVEQPASIVILSAFQMHNVRLLLLSKIGQPYNPMTNEGVVGKNYAYQMLNSVSLMMPKGTTLNPFIGTGAGGQAIDDFNGDNFDHGPLGFVGGANINHHRSGGRPIKQATVPAGTPSWGSEWKGAVQDSYQRAMSISSSGSVMSYRDSYLDLDPNYTDSNGQPLLRMTFNWHDNEIKMAQFTTNKAGEIAKAMNPESYKVNAKKLGAQYDTRPYQTTHNTGGAIMGSDPKTSVVNRYLQSWDVPNVFVMGACVFPQNFGYNPTGLVGALTYWSAHAIREQYLKNPGPLVQA from the coding sequence ATGTCGATCAAAAAAGAAGCCGTTGATGTTGTTCTGGTCGGTTTTGGCTGGACGGGCGCCATTATGGGCCAGGAGTTAACCGAAGCGGGTTTGAACGTACTGGCGCTGGAACGTGGAGAAATGCGCGATACGCCAACGGATGGTAAATATCCAAATGTGGCGGATGAACTGGCTTATTCGGTACGTGGTAAGCTATTTCAGGATCTTTCCAAAGAGACCGTGACTATTCGTCACAGTGTGAGTGAGCAGGCAGTTCCCTATCGTCAGCACGGCTCGTTTTTATTAGGTACCGGCGTGGGTGGTGCGGGCCTTCACTGGAATGGCTTACACTGGCGTGCTTTGCCGGAAGAGCTAAAAATTCGTAGCCACTATGAAGAACGATACGGTAAAGATTTCATTCCGGAAGGGATGACGATTCAGGATTTTGGTGTCAGCTATGAAGAGCTTGAACCCTATTTTACCCAGTTTGAATATGTGTGCGGTGTTTCCGGGTTAGCCGGTAATGTCAATGGTGAAAAGCTGGAGGGCGGCAACCGGTTTGAAGCGTCGCGCAGTAAACCTTATCCTCTGCCGCCACTAAAAGACGTATACAGCGCTCAGCTGTTTGCTAAAGCGGCCAGTGAGTTGGGTTATAAACCATTCCCGATCCCGGCATCCAACGCTTCAGAAGCCTATACCAATCCTTATGGTGTCAGGTTAGGACCCTGTAATTTCTGTGGTTACTGTGAACACTATACCTGCTATCTCTATTCTAAGGCATCGCCACAAACCACTATTCTTCCGGTGTTATTAAGAAAGCCTAACTTTGAGTTGCGTACTCAGTCTCAGGTGATTCGGGTTAATCTGGACTCTACCGGCAAAAAAGCCACCGGTGTAACCTATATCGATCCACAAGGGCGGGAAGTAGAACAGCCTGCCAGTATCGTGATTCTAAGCGCCTTCCAGATGCACAATGTGCGTTTACTGCTGCTGTCCAAAATTGGTCAACCCTATAACCCAATGACTAATGAAGGGGTAGTGGGAAAAAACTATGCTTATCAAATGTTGAATTCCGTTAGCCTAATGATGCCTAAAGGCACAACGCTGAACCCATTTATTGGTACTGGCGCCGGTGGACAAGCAATTGATGATTTCAATGGTGATAACTTTGACCATGGCCCACTTGGGTTTGTTGGTGGTGCGAATATAAACCATCACCGTTCAGGTGGACGTCCTATTAAGCAAGCAACGGTTCCTGCCGGTACGCCTTCCTGGGGTTCTGAATGGAAGGGTGCAGTTCAGGATAGCTATCAGCGGGCAATGAGCATCAGTTCATCCGGTTCGGTGATGTCGTATCGCGACAGCTATCTGGATCTCGATCCCAACTATACTGATAGCAATGGTCAGCCGTTGTTACGTATGACCTTTAACTGGCATGACAATGAGATCAAGATGGCGCAGTTTACGACCAACAAAGCCGGGGAAATTGCCAAAGCAATGAACCCTGAATCTTATAAGGTGAATGCCAAAAAATTGGGCGCACAGTATGACACCCGACCTTATCAGACAACCCATAATACCGGGGGCGCCATTATGGGCAGCGACCCTAAAACCAGCGTAGTAAACCGTTATCTGCAAAGCTGGGATGTACCAAATGTCTTTGTTATGGGGGCTTGCGTATTTCCACAAAACTTTGGTTATAACCCAACCGGGTTGGTGGGGGCATTAACCTACTGGTCAGCACATGCCATACGTGAGCAATATCTGAAGAACCCTGGCCCACTGGTGCAGGCATAA